In Bacillus cereus ATCC 14579, a single window of DNA contains:
- a CDS encoding multidrug effflux MFS transporter, producing the protein MKKVSVPSLLLMIVLVAFPQISETIYTPSLPDISKALHVSNNEVQLTLSVYFAGFALGVFFIGWLSDIIGRRRAMLLGIVVYGAGSFLCYIANSIEVLLVSRFIQAFGASVGSVVTQTILRESVEGHKRHVMFAQISAVIAFTPAIGPLIGGFLDQMFGFKIVFLSLVVMSIGIFLYTFFSLPETKTDSVTNKINVFSVFKKLITNPKVVTYGLLIGGANGVLFSYYAEAPFIFIEYFQLSPSMYGFLGIVVASASIIGAKVSKRLLATYRPEKIIYIGCLVMTVGAILLTVITALGLNQNIIYMIGFLIAMFILLLGIGVALPNCLSLALVDFQDVIGTAGALFSLGYYVIVTMTIWGMSQLHTGSLLVMPLYFLVIVVIMVVFTRVFIFGKQTSKSI; encoded by the coding sequence ATGAAAAAAGTCTCAGTACCATCACTTTTGTTAATGATTGTTCTTGTCGCATTTCCGCAAATTAGTGAAACGATTTACACACCGTCGTTACCTGATATTTCAAAGGCGTTACATGTAAGTAATAATGAGGTGCAGTTAACACTTAGTGTGTATTTTGCTGGTTTTGCGTTAGGTGTATTTTTTATTGGGTGGTTATCAGATATAATTGGTCGTCGCCGGGCGATGTTACTTGGAATTGTCGTATATGGCGCTGGGAGTTTCTTATGCTATATTGCAAATTCCATTGAAGTTTTATTGGTAAGTCGTTTTATTCAAGCGTTTGGAGCAAGTGTAGGATCAGTTGTGACGCAAACGATTCTTCGTGAAAGTGTAGAAGGGCATAAGAGGCATGTTATGTTTGCTCAAATCTCGGCAGTCATTGCTTTTACACCAGCGATAGGACCGTTAATTGGTGGCTTTCTTGATCAAATGTTTGGATTTAAAATAGTATTTTTAAGTTTAGTAGTTATGAGTATCGGTATTTTTCTGTATACGTTTTTTTCTCTTCCTGAAACAAAGACGGACTCAGTAACGAATAAAATAAATGTGTTTTCAGTCTTTAAGAAGTTAATTACAAATCCGAAAGTAGTAACGTATGGGCTATTAATTGGAGGAGCAAATGGTGTTTTATTTAGCTATTATGCAGAAGCCCCGTTTATCTTTATTGAATACTTTCAGTTATCGCCTAGTATGTACGGGTTTTTAGGAATTGTTGTTGCGTCTGCTTCTATTATTGGGGCGAAAGTTTCAAAACGATTGCTTGCCACGTATAGACCAGAGAAAATTATATATATTGGTTGTCTTGTAATGACAGTGGGAGCTATCCTTTTAACTGTTATTACAGCATTGGGATTAAACCAAAACATAATATATATGATTGGATTTTTAATAGCGATGTTTATATTGCTATTAGGAATTGGAGTAGCGTTGCCTAACTGTTTAAGTTTAGCATTAGTAGATTTTCAAGATGTTATTGGTACAGCCGGAGCATTGTTTAGCTTAGGATACTATGTAATTGTAACGATGACAATTTGGGGAATGAGTCAATTGCATACGGGCTCGTTACTGGTGATGCCACTTTATTTTCTGGTTATTGTAGTTATAATGGTAGTGTTTACTAGGGTATTTATCTTTGGTAAGCAAACTTCGAAATCGATTTAA
- a CDS encoding DUF5823 family protein — protein sequence MIEILRTVVNFLISLFSGELPFVYYVWIITLFLIQIPQSTLNYKLFNKKGNFSTYISEGLLAFIILLFGGILVSKLLAYIIDDPTISMTNLTHYFVSLIILTIFVVITCVKDFIEISIKNKNISLLSFLVISFITSILSFKFLSPLIEGSFSLSKSFITTLIILVTVSIPLLISLEDKYADEKETENL from the coding sequence ATGATTGAAATTTTAAGGACAGTAGTAAACTTTCTAATTTCTCTATTCTCAGGAGAATTACCATTTGTATATTATGTATGGATTATTACCCTATTCCTAATTCAAATACCCCAATCTACTCTAAACTATAAACTCTTTAACAAGAAAGGCAATTTCAGCACTTATATATCGGAAGGATTACTTGCTTTTATTATTTTATTGTTTGGAGGAATATTAGTATCTAAGTTACTTGCTTACATAATAGACGATCCTACTATTAGTATGACGAATTTAACACATTATTTTGTTTCTCTTATCATATTAACTATATTTGTCGTAATAACCTGTGTTAAAGACTTTATAGAGATATCTATAAAGAATAAAAATATATCTCTTTTGAGCTTTTTAGTAATTTCCTTCATAACAAGTATACTTTCATTCAAGTTTTTATCACCTTTAATTGAAGGTTCTTTTTCTCTTTCTAAATCTTTTATCACCACTTTAATCATTCTAGTAACTGTATCCATTCCTCTATTAATTTCCTTAGAGGATAAGTATGCAGATGAAAAGGAAACGGAAAATTTATAG
- a CDS encoding hemolysin XhlA family protein yields MEDVYAKIDSLKAEQKEIMRDIRALETRTTINEKDIATINKQLEKISTNTTWILRIIISAIIMSVLGLILKGMI; encoded by the coding sequence ATGGAAGATGTTTACGCTAAAATTGACAGTCTCAAGGCGGAGCAAAAAGAAATTATGAGAGACATTCGTGCTTTAGAAACGCGTACTACTATTAATGAGAAAGATATAGCAACAATCAATAAGCAATTAGAAAAAATAAGTACAAACACAACTTGGATTTTGCGAATTATTATTAGTGCGATAATAATGTCAGTTTTAGGATTAATATTAAAAGGAATGATTTAA
- a CDS encoding SDR family NAD(P)-dependent oxidoreductase, with protein sequence MKLKDKVAIITGGASGIGESTVRLFIEEGAKVVIADFSERGKELSDELNAHGYNTLFIKTDVTKEADIKQLIHETVSTYGKLDIMYANAGVADDAPANELSYEKWKRTIDINLSGVFLSDKYSIEQFLKQGTGGVIVNAGSIHSFVSLPTPTAYSSAKGGVKLLTQNLCTAYAKYGIRINAVCPGYIDTPLLGSVNPQQKEYLASLHPQGRLGTPEEVAKAVLFLASDDASFVNGTTLLVDGGYTAR encoded by the coding sequence ATGAAATTAAAAGACAAAGTAGCAATCATAACTGGTGGTGCAAGTGGAATTGGCGAATCTACTGTTCGTCTTTTTATCGAAGAAGGTGCAAAAGTAGTTATTGCTGACTTTTCTGAACGTGGAAAAGAACTATCAGATGAATTGAATGCACATGGATATAATACGTTATTTATTAAAACCGATGTAACAAAAGAGGCAGATATTAAACAGCTAATTCATGAGACAGTAAGTACATACGGTAAATTAGATATTATGTATGCCAATGCCGGCGTTGCTGATGATGCACCGGCAAACGAATTATCCTATGAAAAGTGGAAAAGAACTATTGATATTAATTTGTCTGGGGTATTCCTTTCTGATAAATATTCGATTGAACAATTTCTTAAACAAGGTACAGGTGGTGTCATCGTTAACGCTGGTTCGATTCATAGTTTTGTTTCATTACCTACACCAACAGCATACTCCTCTGCAAAAGGTGGTGTGAAACTATTAACTCAAAATTTATGTACTGCCTACGCTAAATATGGAATACGTATTAACGCGGTGTGCCCTGGTTATATTGACACCCCTTTACTAGGTAGTGTTAATCCTCAACAGAAAGAATATTTAGCTTCACTTCATCCACAAGGCAGACTTGGAACACCAGAAGAAGTCGCTAAAGCTGTCTTATTTTTAGCAAGTGATGATGCTAGTTTTGTTAACGGCACAACACTTCTTGTTGATGGAGGCTATACTGCACGTTAA
- the bshB2 gene encoding bacillithiol biosynthesis deacetylase BshB2: protein MERHVLVVFPHPDDEAYAAGGTIRLLTDQGVPVTYACGTLGQMGRNMGKNVFANRETIPHIRKKELKDACEAMGIKDLRMLGFHDKTLEFEDVDFVADKIEAIIQEVNPSRIITFYPEHGVHPDHNAFGRAVVRAVSRMPKEERPVIHAVAITKNREAVLGEPDVVNNISEVFDHKLTALGAHRSQTEAMLEDTHAKIKNKDAATLKWLQLEQFWTYKWE, encoded by the coding sequence ATGGAGAGACATGTACTTGTTGTATTTCCGCATCCAGATGATGAAGCATATGCTGCGGGAGGAACAATTCGCTTATTAACAGATCAAGGAGTACCTGTAACATATGCATGTGGTACTCTAGGACAAATGGGACGTAACATGGGTAAGAACGTATTCGCTAACCGTGAAACGATTCCACATATCCGTAAGAAAGAATTGAAAGATGCTTGTGAAGCGATGGGTATTAAAGATTTAAGAATGCTTGGCTTCCATGATAAAACGTTAGAATTTGAAGATGTTGATTTCGTTGCTGACAAAATTGAAGCAATCATTCAAGAAGTAAATCCATCTCGAATTATTACATTTTATCCAGAGCACGGTGTACATCCAGATCATAATGCATTTGGCCGCGCTGTCGTTCGCGCTGTATCACGTATGCCAAAAGAAGAGCGCCCAGTTATTCATGCTGTTGCGATTACGAAAAATCGTGAAGCAGTATTAGGAGAACCGGATGTTGTAAATAACATTAGTGAAGTATTTGATCATAAATTAACTGCATTAGGTGCGCACCGTTCACAAACAGAAGCAATGCTTGAAGACACGCATGCAAAAATAAAAAACAAAGATGCAGCAACATTAAAATGGCTGCAACTTGAACAGTTTTGGACTTATAAATGGGAGTAG
- a CDS encoding YojF family protein, with amino-acid sequence MEIVKDSSLIQNEIERFVNKDVYIHLKTTNGAYASHINEKMMTVGAFIRNAIIRFERGKITGTNPYRVGLKMDHGWVYAEGITHWEVDDQERLLLAGHDNLGRLAVALELSLTPFK; translated from the coding sequence ATGGAAATAGTAAAAGATAGTTCTCTTATTCAAAATGAAATTGAACGTTTTGTAAATAAAGATGTATATATTCATTTAAAAACGACAAACGGAGCGTATGCATCACATATAAATGAAAAGATGATGACAGTTGGTGCTTTCATTCGAAATGCGATTATCCGTTTTGAACGCGGGAAGATAACTGGAACAAATCCATACCGAGTTGGTCTGAAAATGGATCACGGTTGGGTATATGCTGAAGGTATTACGCACTGGGAAGTAGACGATCAAGAGCGTTTATTATTAGCTGGACATGATAATTTAGGTCGTCTAGCAGTTGCACTTGAGTTAAGCTTAACACCATTTAAGTAA
- a CDS encoding ArsB/NhaD family transporter yields MEQSAHEVANWQYYFAIAVFLITYGFIISEKLNRAVIALFGAAIMIIFGVEDLHTAFTSHIQWETITLLIGMMILVHITSQSGVFEFVAIKAAKAAGGKPIRILLLLSLLTAVGSAFLDNVTTVLLIVPVTLSITRILKVNPVPYLISEVLFSNIGGTATLIGDPPNIMIGSANKHLDFNAFLLNLAPIVIIISIVTLGIIYFMYRNKLKTTPEQIEKLMALNEKDYIKDQSLLLKSISILGLTILGFVLHSIIHVDAAVIAMTGATLLMLIGVKEHDIEDVFAHVEWVTIFFFAGLFVLVGGLIDIGLISSLAKEVIGVTNGDIGFAAILILWVSGIASATIDNIPFVATMIPLIQDLATGLGLSVDSPQIEVLWWALSLGACLGGNGTLIGASANVVVAGIAKREGHAFSYMDFLKIGLPLTIVALLLSHAYIYLRYLM; encoded by the coding sequence TTGGAACAGTCAGCACATGAAGTAGCAAATTGGCAATATTATTTTGCAATTGCCGTATTTTTAATCACGTACGGATTTATTATTTCTGAGAAATTGAATCGTGCTGTAATCGCACTATTCGGAGCTGCTATTATGATTATTTTTGGAGTTGAAGATTTACATACTGCTTTCACATCACATATTCAATGGGAAACGATTACCCTTTTAATTGGGATGATGATTCTCGTACATATTACGAGTCAATCAGGCGTCTTTGAATTTGTGGCCATTAAAGCGGCAAAAGCAGCTGGCGGAAAACCGATTCGCATTTTATTATTACTATCCCTATTAACTGCTGTCGGATCAGCATTTTTGGACAATGTAACGACTGTTTTATTAATCGTTCCTGTTACATTATCCATTACACGTATTTTAAAAGTAAATCCTGTGCCTTATTTGATTTCAGAAGTGCTGTTTTCAAATATAGGCGGAACAGCAACATTAATCGGTGATCCACCTAATATTATGATTGGATCAGCAAACAAGCATTTAGACTTTAACGCCTTTTTACTTAACTTAGCTCCAATCGTAATTATTATTTCTATTGTGACACTTGGCATTATTTACTTCATGTACCGTAACAAACTAAAAACAACACCTGAACAAATCGAAAAACTAATGGCATTAAATGAAAAAGATTATATTAAGGATCAAAGCCTCCTTTTAAAATCTATTTCGATTTTAGGACTAACTATTTTAGGCTTCGTACTTCATTCGATTATTCATGTAGACGCTGCCGTTATAGCGATGACAGGCGCTACACTTCTTATGTTAATCGGCGTGAAAGAACATGATATTGAAGATGTATTTGCCCACGTTGAATGGGTAACCATTTTCTTCTTCGCCGGACTATTCGTTCTCGTTGGCGGGTTAATTGATATCGGACTTATCTCTTCACTTGCAAAAGAAGTAATCGGCGTAACAAACGGTGACATCGGATTCGCAGCTATACTTATTTTATGGGTATCTGGCATCGCATCTGCGACAATCGACAACATCCCTTTTGTCGCTACGATGATTCCTCTTATTCAAGACTTAGCTACAGGACTCGGACTATCTGTCGATTCTCCGCAAATCGAAGTACTATGGTGGGCGTTATCTCTTGGAGCTTGCTTAGGAGGAAATGGAACGCTAATCGGAGCATCTGCAAACGTAGTCGTTGCTGGTATTGCAAAACGTGAAGGACATGCTTTCTCTTATATGGACTTCTTAAAAATTGGTTTACCATTAACTATTGTTGCACTCTTGTTATCACATGCTTATATATATTTACGTTATTTAATGTAA
- a CDS encoding GNAT family N-acetyltransferase: MTMNLFRNRTIKLLAMRETDAEVMAMWQEDSEYLRNVDTDVAFPQSLNEIASDGLLKGRRSNSVSFMVRTVQEDRLIGFVAIHGIEWNNRTGLLAIGIGDANDRGKGYGKEAIHLILKYAFYELNLHRIGLDVISYNKPAIALYKKMGFEMEGCMREAVQRDGKCFDRMIMGILRDEWIGLQD, encoded by the coding sequence ATGACAATGAATCTTTTTCGAAATAGAACGATTAAATTATTAGCTATGAGAGAGACAGATGCTGAAGTAATGGCTATGTGGCAAGAAGATAGTGAGTATTTAAGAAATGTTGATACAGATGTAGCATTCCCGCAATCTTTAAATGAAATAGCAAGTGATGGGTTATTAAAAGGACGGAGATCGAATAGTGTTTCTTTCATGGTAAGGACAGTTCAAGAAGATCGCTTAATTGGTTTTGTGGCGATTCATGGTATAGAGTGGAATAACAGAACAGGTTTATTAGCCATTGGTATAGGAGATGCGAATGATAGAGGAAAAGGATATGGGAAAGAAGCAATACATCTTATTCTAAAGTATGCTTTCTATGAATTGAATTTACACCGCATCGGTCTCGATGTTATTTCGTATAATAAACCTGCCATTGCATTGTATAAAAAGATGGGTTTTGAAATGGAAGGCTGTATGAGAGAAGCGGTTCAAAGAGATGGGAAGTGTTTTGACCGTATGATTATGGGGATATTGCGGGATGAATGGATAGGGTTGCAAGATTAG
- a CDS encoding iron-hydroxamate ABC transporter substrate-binding protein, which yields MKKKLTILFSMMCILVLAACGQTKANEEATKKTEKSNDPKIASMSIHLTNNLLALGITPVGSVIGGDLKDFLPHAKEKLKDTKKLGVVTDPNMEALLQLKPTDIYVDEKYAGKDVAKYEKIAKTHSFNLDEGTWREHLKQVGKLVNREKEADKYIQDYEEQSKRVKGLIDKELGNNEKVMAIRVTAKELRVFSTKRPMGPILFQDLGLQPANGVEKIDGNRPFEVISQEVLPDFDADAIFVVVNRDDKAKAAFKQLQETPIWKDLKAVKGKHVYIINDQPWLDYSALGNKMAMDEAEKMFTK from the coding sequence ATGAAAAAGAAACTTACTATTTTATTTAGCATGATGTGTATTTTAGTATTAGCAGCATGTGGTCAAACTAAAGCTAATGAAGAGGCAACGAAAAAAACGGAAAAAAGTAATGATCCAAAAATCGCCTCTATGTCCATTCATTTAACAAATAATTTACTTGCATTAGGAATTACACCAGTAGGTTCTGTTATTGGCGGAGATTTAAAAGATTTCTTACCGCACGCAAAAGAGAAGTTGAAAGATACGAAGAAGCTTGGTGTTGTAACAGATCCGAATATGGAAGCGTTACTTCAATTAAAGCCAACTGACATTTATGTTGATGAAAAATATGCTGGTAAAGATGTAGCGAAATACGAAAAAATTGCAAAAACACATTCTTTCAATTTAGATGAAGGTACGTGGAGAGAGCATTTAAAACAAGTTGGTAAACTTGTAAACCGTGAGAAAGAAGCAGATAAATATATTCAAGATTACGAAGAGCAATCAAAACGAGTAAAAGGTTTAATAGATAAAGAGCTAGGTAATAACGAAAAAGTAATGGCAATTCGCGTTACTGCAAAAGAATTGCGTGTATTTAGTACGAAAAGACCGATGGGACCAATTTTATTCCAAGACCTAGGGTTACAACCTGCAAATGGTGTAGAGAAAATTGATGGAAACCGCCCTTTCGAAGTCATTTCACAAGAAGTATTACCTGACTTTGATGCAGATGCGATTTTCGTTGTCGTTAATAGAGATGATAAAGCGAAAGCTGCATTTAAACAACTTCAAGAAACACCAATTTGGAAAGACTTAAAAGCTGTTAAAGGTAAGCACGTATACATTATTAATGACCAACCATGGCTTGACTATTCTGCTTTAGGTAACAAAATGGCAATGGATGAAGCGGAGAAAATGTTTACGAAATAA
- a CDS encoding FecCD family ABC transporter permease — translation MKDLFNTDKKRAITVTTIFGCVSIAVILISLNTGTLSIEPLKVIQTLFGYGDFESATVLYDYRMPRIIITMLAGIGLGISGAILQGLSGNALADPGILGLHSGASFGLIIFVTFFHSINESASILIPLFTFGGGVLAAFLIILLASDRSNGLLPIRLILVGIAVSAGFSAISLFFSLKLNDETYTFASRWLVGNVWGRDWIHVLALLPWIFILTPYAWLKSKALNALSLGDSVAAGLGVSVQKERLLLLATAVGLSCASVSMAGGIGFIGLVAPHIARKLVGTTYQHFLPLAGIIGMIILVLADTIGRSIFEPNSIPAGVVVAALGAPYFLYLLTKTK, via the coding sequence GTGAAAGATCTTTTTAACACGGATAAAAAGAGAGCTATTACTGTAACTACAATATTCGGATGTGTAAGTATCGCTGTAATTTTAATCAGTCTAAATACAGGGACACTGAGTATAGAGCCACTTAAAGTAATTCAAACACTTTTTGGTTATGGTGATTTTGAGAGCGCAACCGTGCTATATGATTATCGTATGCCAAGAATTATAATCACAATGTTAGCTGGTATTGGCCTTGGGATTTCCGGTGCGATTTTGCAAGGATTATCCGGTAATGCACTTGCAGACCCTGGTATTCTTGGACTGCATTCAGGTGCATCTTTCGGGCTAATTATATTCGTTACATTCTTTCATTCTATTAATGAAAGTGCATCTATTTTAATACCGTTATTTACATTTGGCGGAGGAGTATTAGCTGCATTTCTTATTATTTTACTTGCGAGTGATCGGTCAAATGGTTTACTTCCCATTAGACTTATTCTCGTTGGTATTGCAGTTTCAGCTGGTTTTAGTGCAATTTCGTTATTTTTCTCTCTCAAGTTAAATGATGAGACGTATACATTCGCTTCTAGATGGCTAGTTGGTAACGTGTGGGGAAGGGATTGGATTCATGTCCTTGCATTATTACCTTGGATTTTCATACTAACCCCTTATGCGTGGCTAAAATCTAAAGCGTTAAATGCATTGTCACTAGGTGATAGTGTAGCGGCAGGACTTGGTGTTTCTGTTCAAAAAGAACGGTTATTACTTTTAGCTACAGCGGTTGGATTATCTTGCGCAAGTGTATCGATGGCAGGAGGGATTGGTTTTATCGGTTTAGTTGCTCCGCATATCGCAAGGAAGTTAGTAGGTACTACATATCAACACTTTCTTCCTTTAGCTGGCATTATCGGAATGATTATTTTAGTGCTAGCAGATACGATAGGTCGTTCTATATTTGAGCCAAACTCTATTCCAGCTGGTGTAGTAGTGGCGGCATTAGGAGCACCGTATTTTCTTTATTTACTTACAAAAACAAAATAA
- a CDS encoding FecCD family ABC transporter permease, with product MLHKSTVHAGSNRWIHIKFICFMSLTILCLIGSIFLAISFGAKDIHLQTVWTAVLDYNPKLTQHQIIYELRLPRVIGAAVVGAAFAVAGAVMQGVTRNPLADAGVLGINAGAMFVVALSFAFFPHMPYSYLMIVSFIGAVLSTVLIFVIGSATSGGLTPMRLTIAGAVMAALLHSLSSGVAIYYDLSQDLAFWYAGGVAGVKWEHLKFLVPIILITIIFAIVLGRSISLISMGDDVATNLGVKTNRTRILGMIIVVILAGVSVSAVGSIGFVGLVIPHIARKLVGVNYRLIIPMSALLGAMLLVVADLGARTVNPPKELAIGIMVALVGVPFFLYIARKVGREL from the coding sequence ATGTTACATAAGTCTACTGTACATGCTGGTAGTAACCGCTGGATACATATTAAGTTCATATGTTTCATGAGCTTAACAATTTTATGTTTAATTGGATCTATATTTTTAGCCATTTCATTTGGTGCAAAGGATATTCATTTACAAACGGTGTGGACTGCGGTTTTGGATTACAATCCGAAATTAACGCAGCACCAAATTATTTATGAATTAAGGCTCCCGAGAGTAATTGGAGCAGCAGTTGTAGGGGCAGCTTTTGCGGTCGCTGGAGCGGTTATGCAAGGAGTAACACGAAATCCTTTAGCTGATGCAGGTGTACTTGGCATAAATGCAGGAGCGATGTTTGTAGTAGCACTTAGTTTTGCTTTTTTTCCGCATATGCCGTATTCCTATTTAATGATTGTTTCCTTTATTGGAGCAGTCTTAAGTACAGTACTTATTTTTGTTATTGGATCAGCAACATCAGGCGGGTTAACACCAATGAGGTTAACGATTGCTGGAGCGGTTATGGCAGCGCTTTTACATTCATTAAGTTCAGGTGTTGCGATTTATTATGATTTAAGCCAGGATTTAGCGTTTTGGTATGCTGGTGGTGTTGCAGGGGTTAAGTGGGAACACTTGAAATTTTTAGTCCCTATTATTCTTATAACGATTATTTTTGCAATAGTGTTAGGGCGATCTATTTCACTCATATCAATGGGGGATGATGTTGCTACAAATTTAGGAGTGAAAACGAACCGAACGAGAATACTAGGGATGATTATAGTAGTTATTCTGGCAGGTGTTTCTGTTTCAGCTGTTGGTTCTATTGGATTTGTAGGATTAGTTATCCCGCACATTGCTAGAAAATTAGTTGGTGTGAATTATAGACTCATTATTCCTATGTCAGCATTATTAGGAGCTATGTTATTAGTTGTAGCTGACCTAGGAGCAAGAACAGTAAATCCTCCTAAGGAACTTGCGATAGGGATTATGGTAGCTCTTGTTGGAGTTCCGTTCTTCCTCTATATAGCACGTAAAGTTGGGAGGGAGTTATAA
- a CDS encoding DUF817 domain-containing protein, which translates to MFYIKQLLYFTYEQALSCLFPVVIFLTLALSKIVSIPGLYRYDFILIVCLLMQWIMYKTGLETKDELKVITIFHLIGLLLEIYKVHFGSWSYPEEGYSKVFGVPLYSGFMYASVASYICQAWRRLHLKMHHWPKAIFAVPLGAMIYFNFFTHHFLYDFRWILTLLLFIVFFRTFVEFSLRGVPYKMPLVLSFFFIGFFIWVAENIATFFGAWQYPNQREAWSLVHLSKISSWFLLVVISIMIVTQLKHLKELKR; encoded by the coding sequence GTGTTCTATATAAAACAACTACTATATTTCACTTACGAGCAAGCATTATCTTGCTTATTCCCAGTCGTTATTTTCTTAACACTAGCCCTGTCAAAAATTGTTTCAATCCCAGGATTATATCGTTATGATTTCATACTCATCGTATGCCTTCTTATGCAGTGGATTATGTACAAGACTGGACTTGAAACAAAAGACGAACTAAAAGTAATTACCATCTTCCACCTCATCGGCCTTTTACTAGAAATATATAAAGTACATTTCGGTTCATGGAGTTATCCCGAAGAGGGATATTCGAAGGTTTTTGGAGTTCCGCTTTACAGCGGTTTTATGTACGCAAGTGTCGCGAGTTACATATGTCAAGCGTGGAGAAGGTTGCATTTAAAAATGCATCATTGGCCGAAAGCTATTTTTGCCGTGCCGTTAGGAGCTATGATTTACTTCAATTTTTTCACGCATCATTTTCTATACGATTTTAGATGGATATTAACTTTACTACTATTCATCGTTTTCTTTCGGACATTTGTGGAATTTTCATTACGAGGCGTTCCATATAAAATGCCACTCGTTCTCTCCTTTTTCTTTATCGGTTTCTTCATTTGGGTTGCAGAGAACATCGCAACATTTTTCGGAGCATGGCAATATCCAAATCAACGGGAAGCATGGAGTCTCGTTCACTTAAGCAAAATTAGTTCATGGTTTTTACTCGTTGTTATTAGCATTATGATTGTCACGCAGCTCAAACATTTGAAGGAATTAAAAAGATAA
- a CDS encoding DUF4003 domain-containing protein yields MEYTYNNREELEIGVNTMITLEQKLEQYKHTYVQLKGELKWKTSDSRTGMMIAAMYAGSDKLFDLGRFLEISSYIKNQVGMFSYLKSYHRFVVAATLDIHFTDYKEAFRKFLDLYEQLVTGGFSRSIFTYLAAAVLLTEENEQHGAHIQRSMQVYKRMKKDHLFLTSTNDYPLAVLLAGQSEHVETLMDRVERLYQKLATAGLRKGNDLQFLSHILSLKKDVREELLVAKCTNIWNLLKQEKVKVKQMHYPAIGLLALLEDGEKEIHSIRAFIEKLQGDKLFRWHTDTNILIAIQLFVSQKGEESKATNTGLQTMIEVLIQAQQAAMMATIAASSAATSSASSSS; encoded by the coding sequence ATGGAATATACGTATAATAATAGAGAAGAACTAGAAATAGGGGTGAATACTATGATTACATTAGAGCAAAAGTTGGAGCAATATAAACATACATATGTACAGTTAAAGGGAGAACTAAAATGGAAAACGAGTGATTCTCGAACAGGAATGATGATTGCTGCTATGTATGCAGGTAGTGATAAATTGTTTGATCTCGGACGTTTTTTAGAAATTAGTAGTTATATTAAGAATCAGGTAGGGATGTTTTCATACTTAAAGTCTTATCATCGTTTTGTAGTGGCCGCAACATTAGATATTCACTTTACAGATTACAAGGAAGCTTTTCGGAAGTTTTTAGATTTATATGAACAATTGGTCACTGGTGGCTTTAGCCGGAGTATATTTACTTATCTCGCAGCAGCTGTGCTTTTAACAGAAGAAAATGAACAGCATGGCGCGCACATTCAGCGTTCGATGCAAGTATATAAACGCATGAAAAAGGATCACCTCTTTCTTACAAGTACAAATGATTATCCGCTCGCAGTTTTATTAGCAGGACAATCAGAGCATGTAGAAACACTTATGGACCGAGTGGAACGTCTTTATCAGAAACTAGCGACAGCTGGTTTGCGTAAAGGGAATGATCTTCAATTTTTGAGTCATATTCTTTCACTAAAGAAGGATGTCAGGGAAGAACTATTAGTTGCAAAATGTACAAATATATGGAATTTGTTAAAGCAAGAAAAGGTAAAAGTAAAACAGATGCATTACCCAGCTATCGGGCTACTAGCGTTACTCGAGGACGGAGAAAAAGAGATTCATTCTATTCGAGCATTTATTGAAAAATTACAGGGGGATAAATTATTCCGTTGGCATACAGATACAAATATTCTTATTGCTATTCAACTGTTCGTAAGTCAGAAAGGTGAGGAAAGTAAAGCTACCAACACAGGTTTACAAACAATGATAGAAGTCCTCATACAAGCACAACAAGCAGCTATGATGGCAACGATTGCCGCTTCATCTGCAGCAACCTCTTCTGCTAGTAGCAGTTCATAA